A region of Porites lutea chromosome 13, jaPorLute2.1, whole genome shotgun sequence DNA encodes the following proteins:
- the LOC140923628 gene encoding supervillin-like, translating into MYLWHGWWPNDEDSESRACTTGSAETRWSNDRRLAMETIKSYAQELERDFSQVFIVFAGLEPKSFQNLFPFWEDRPNVAKINRSTGRVDGDIIKLETELAKLSRKEYSLEELKQKPPPEGVDPSRLETYLSEADYEKAFNMTRTAFDALAMWKKTNLRKKAGLF; encoded by the exons ATGTATCTATGGCATGGCTGGTGGCCGAATGATGAAGATTCAGAATCCAGAGCTTGCACAACTGGTTCTGCGGAAACGCGTTGGAGTAATGACCGAAGATTGGCAATGGAAACGATAAAGTCTTACGCTCAAG aactTGAACGCGATTTCTCCCAagtatttattgtttttgctgGTCTGGAACCGAAGTCCTTCCAGAATCTTTTCCCCTTCTGGGAAGACAGACCAAATGTTGCTAAAATAAACCGATCG ACTGGAAGAGTTGATGGAGATATTATAAAGCTGGAAACGGAACTTGCAAAGCTTTCGAG AAAAGAGTACAGCCTGGAGGAACTCAAGCAAAAACCACCACCTGAAGGAGTGGATCCCTCGAGACTTGAAACGTACCTTAGCGAAGCTGACTACGAG AAAGCGTTTAACATGACCAGAACCGCTTTTGATGCTCTGGCAATGTGGAAGAAGACGAATCTTAGGAAGAAAGCTGGCCTTTTCTAA